Proteins encoded within one genomic window of Setaria italica strain Yugu1 chromosome IV, Setaria_italica_v2.0, whole genome shotgun sequence:
- the LOC101756233 gene encoding condensin complex subunit 3 → MRLPDDAEVSDEIWDEVIDGMKVRVQDKIPAIRSFAVRALSRFAGDGEDGGIVDLFLETLDNEQNAEVRKTIVLSLPPSNATLESVIESTLDVSESVRRAAYSVLSTKFPLQSLSIKQRTTLLHRGLSDRSASVNNGCLKMLKDEWLVKYCGGDAIALLRFLDVETYESVGESVMAVLLKEGALRVQDGQSIRQYFTANGENEEEQLSNIQLMDAEVALYWKIMCKHLQAEAQVKGSEAATTTGAEAAVYASEASDKNDLLDNILPSTITDYVDLVKAHLSAGPNYQFASRQLLLLGEMLEFSDTMNRKIASSFLHELLVRPLEHEVDDDGNQIAIGDGVSLGGDKEWAKAVAELAKKVHSSVGEFEMVVSTVVEELARPCRERTADFMQWMHCLAVTGLLLENTSTLRNLQVTAIDPSELLHSLLIPAAKQNHVDVQRATLRCLCLLGLLESRPNAELVKQLRLSFINGPDLVSAMACKALIDLVTWHGPQEIDRAIGIELPDPSYEKSQFAQVDLSDMDGDDLNISVLDILFSGFHKDDWEFSLEGDNHDNVPTILGEGFAKILLLSENFPSIPSDLHTVILSQLIRLYFSEETKELERLKQCLSVFFQHYPALSDKHKSSVSSAFVPAMKAMWPGLYGNSGGSSHVISKKRKLAVQASRFMVQMVQTQLLSTESTDQASKSPESASRSADVSSNFDVGEEGLAIRIAAEVASCPDKKTAAGKAYALALCKVAVLLRFRQSEQKAIKCMRGLVNSLAASVASDKELMKELAQMAARLRSLDASPDEELPKDEAEAIFKKLGLDGSFKLDTNQAVPPTPAARSVRPPAPSRRRARRAPSSSDESDTDGEVNLPAASVSRVPTTPSMTATRSQRASKTAALSKMSAKPAPVAASSDESDDQSDVTSDEDSCEESS, encoded by the exons ATGCGGTTACCAGATGATGCTGAAGTAAGCGATGAGATTTGGGATGAAGTGATTGATGGCATGAAGGTTCGGGTTCAGGATAAAATCCCTGCGATTCGTTCCTTTGCTGTGCGTGCATTATCCCGTTTTGCGGGTGATGGAGAGGATGGTGGAATTGTTGATCTCTTTCTGGAGACCCTAGACAATGAACAAAATGCT GAGGTCAGAAAGACAATTGTATTGTCTCTTCCACCATCAAATGCTACATTGGAGAGTGTTATTGAATCAACACTTGACGTTAGTGAATCAGTTAGAAGAGCAGCATATTCTGTGCTGTCAACTAAATTTCCTCTGCAGAGCCTTAG CATCAAGCAAAGGACTACTCTCCTTCACAGGGGCCTCTCTGATAGGTCTGCTTCAGTAAACAATGGGTGCCTGAAGATGCTGAAGGATGAGTGGCTTGTTAAGTACTGTGGAGGAGATGCAATTGCCCTTCTCAGGTTTCTTGATGTTGAGACATACGAATCGGTCGGGGAATCTGTGATGGCAGTGCTTCTGAAAGAGGGTGCTTTGCGAGTGCAAGATGGGCAGAGTATTAGGCAGTACTTCACTGCAAATGGTGAGAATGAAG AAGAACAACTTTCCAATATTCAACTCATGGATGCTGAGGTTGCTCTTTACTGGAAAATAATGTGCAAGCATTTGCAAGCTGAAGCTCAG GTCAAAGGCTCAGAGGCTGCAACAACTACAGGTGCAGAAGCAGCAGTATATGCTTCTGAGGCTTCTGATAAGAATGATCTTCTAGACAATATCCTTCCTAGCACAATTACTGATTATGTTGATTTGGTAAAAGCACACCTTTCTGCTG GACCAAATTATCAGTTTGCATCAAGGCAACTATTGTTGCTTGGTGAAATGCTGGAGTTTTCTGATACAATGAACCGAAAGATTGCCAGTTCTTTTCTTCATGAGCTTCTGGTCAGGCCTCTTGAACATGAAGTTGATGATGATGGGAACCAGATTGCAATTGGAGACGGTGTGAGTCTTGGAGGAGACAAAGAGTGGGCAAAAGCAGTGGCAGAGTTGGCCAAAAAGGTTCATTCTTCTGTCGGTGAATTTGAAATGGTGGTTTCCACTGTTGTTGAAGAGCTGGCTAGACCTTGCAGGGAGAGAACAGCAGACTTCATGCAGTGGATGCATTGTCTTGCTGTGACAGGTCTTCTTCTTGAGAATACTTCTACCCTACGGAATCTGCAGGTTACGGCAATTGATCCTTCAGAACTGCTTCACTCTTTGTTGATTCCTGCT GCAAAGCAAAATCATGTTGATGTACAAAGGGCCACTTTAAGATGCCTTTGTCTTCTCGGATTGTTAGAGAGTAGACCTAATGCAGAGTTGGTGAAGCAGCTGCGCTTATCTTTCATCAATGGACCTGACCTGGTTAGTGCCATGGCATGCAAGGCCTTGATTGATCTTGTAACTTGGCATGGTCCACAAGAAATAGATCGGGCCATTGGAATTGAATTGCCAGATCCTAGCTATGAAAAGTCTCAGTTCGCTCAAGTTGATCTTTCTGATATGGATGGTGATGATCTAAACATTAGCGTTCTTGACATTCTATTTTCTGGTTTCCATAAAGATGACTGGGAATTCAGCCTCGAGGGTGATAACCATGATAATGTCCCAACCATACTAGGTGAAGGTTTTGCTAAAATTCTTCTTCTTAGTGAGAATTTTCCAAGCATACCTTCTGATCTGCATACTGTTATTTTATCTCAACTCATTAGATTGTATTTCTCGGAGGAAACTAAAGAACTTGAAAG GTTGAAACAATGTCTGTCTGTGTTCTTTCAGCACTATCCTGCACTTTCAGACAAACACAAG AGTTCTGTCTCCAGTGCTTTTGTACCAGCCATGAAGGCCATGTGGCCTGGTTTATATGGTAATTCTGGGGGTAGTTCGCATGTTATTTCAAAGAAGCGGAAACTTGCAGTCCAAGCTTCTCGTTTTATGGTGCAAATGGTGCAAACCCAATTACTCTCAACAGAAAGTACGGACCAAGCTTCTAAGAGTCCTGAAAGTGCTTCACGTTCAGCTGATGTTTCAAGCAATTTTGACGTCGGCGAGGAAGGGCTTGCTATCCGTATAGCAGCAGAG GTAGCCAGTTGCCCAGATAAGAAGACCGCAGCTGGGAAAGCATATGCTTTGGCATTGTGCAAGGTTGCTGTGCTTCTAAGATTTCGGCAATCAGAACAGAAGGCCATCAAGTGCATGAGAGGCCTGGTTAATTCATTGGCTGCTTCAGTGGCTTCTGATAAGGAGCTCATGAAGGAGCTAGCTCAAATGGCAGCACGGCTTAGATCGCTTGATGCCTCCCCAGATGAAGAATTGCCAAAAGATGAAGCTGAGGCCATATTCA AGAAACTAGGATTAGATGGCAGCTTCAAGTTGGACACCAATCAAGCAGTGCCTCCAACACCAGCAGCACGGTCAGTCCGGCCTCCGGCTCCCTCCAGGAGAAGGGCAAGACGGGCACCATCCTCTAGCGATGAAAGTGACACGGATGGTGAAGTTAACTTGCCTGCAGCATCGGTGAGCAGGGTTCCAACCACTCCCAGCATGACAGCTACACGTTCCCAGAGAGCAAGCAAGACTGCCGCTTTGAGCAAGATGTCAGCGAAGCCTGCTCCCGTTGCTGCTTCCAGCGATGAATCGGACGACCAGTCTGATGTGACGAGTGACGAGGATTCCTGCGAGGAATCGTCGTAG